One Fibrobacter succinogenes DNA segment encodes these proteins:
- a CDS encoding cupin domain-containing protein — protein MIIDLKGMETTVLPNFKGGEKEYKAKMYFDGTTRIMHGTLEQGASIGYHKHETNSEIMFFVSGKGKVLFDDGVEYVEAGQCHFCPKGHSHSLINEGPEDLVFYATVPELG, from the coding sequence ATGATTATTGATTTGAAAGGTATGGAAACGACCGTGCTCCCCAACTTTAAGGGTGGCGAAAAGGAATATAAGGCTAAGATGTATTTTGACGGTACGACGCGCATTATGCATGGGACCTTGGAACAGGGGGCGTCGATTGGTTACCACAAGCACGAAACGAATAGTGAAATTATGTTCTTTGTCTCGGGGAAAGGCAAGGTGCTTTTTGACGATGGTGTTGAATATGTCGAAGCTGGACAATGCCATTTCTGCCCGAAGGGCCATTCCCACAGCTTGATTAATGAAGGTCCGGAAGATCTCGTCTTTTATGCGACGGTCCCGGAACTCGGATAA
- the glmM gene encoding phosphoglucosamine mutase gives MSKLMRSISGIRGIVGDTLTPQILQSHVRAFLEITKAKRVVIGRDSRPTGDAIVQYVAGICRLSGVDVVDVGLSTTPSVELLTTHFKADAGIIITASHNPLEWNALKFLNNKGLFLGPDDVKQLFALADANQFTYPDYRTMGKYEVAPDADGIHIDGTLKIPFVDVEAIKAKHFKVAVDAVNGAGSFIVPRLLEQLGCEVVRVHCSPDGTFPRGAEPIPENLGDLRKAVKDNGCAVGFAVDPDADRCALVDGFGQSIGEEYTLAIATDEVLAQKKGSVCVNLSTSRMNEDVAAKYGCEFSRAKVGEINVSLQMIENGCVIGGEGNGGVILPALHYGRDSLVAAALVLSWMAHHNGGPEKFVAENPAYVMPKKKFELGDKKVADILPKVKAEFAGWKTDERDGLWLGSEKSWVHVRASNTEPVIRVIAEAPTAEEAESLCSKVEKLI, from the coding sequence ATGTCTAAACTGATGCGTTCTATTTCTGGTATCCGCGGAATCGTTGGCGATACCCTTACTCCGCAGATTTTGCAGAGCCATGTGCGTGCTTTCCTTGAAATCACGAAGGCTAAGCGCGTGGTCATTGGCCGCGATAGCCGCCCGACAGGTGATGCTATTGTGCAGTATGTTGCTGGCATCTGCCGCCTTTCTGGCGTGGATGTGGTGGATGTAGGTCTTTCGACCACTCCATCAGTAGAACTCCTGACGACACACTTCAAGGCTGACGCGGGTATCATCATTACCGCAAGCCATAACCCGCTCGAATGGAACGCTCTCAAGTTCCTCAACAACAAGGGACTCTTCCTCGGTCCGGATGACGTGAAGCAGCTCTTTGCTCTCGCTGATGCAAACCAGTTCACTTATCCTGATTACCGCACGATGGGCAAGTATGAAGTTGCTCCGGATGCCGACGGTATTCACATTGACGGTACGCTCAAGATTCCGTTCGTGGATGTCGAAGCCATCAAGGCCAAGCATTTCAAGGTCGCTGTCGATGCCGTGAACGGTGCCGGTAGCTTTATTGTGCCGCGCCTCTTGGAACAGCTCGGTTGTGAAGTTGTCCGTGTTCATTGCAGCCCGGATGGCACGTTCCCGCGTGGCGCAGAACCGATTCCTGAAAATCTTGGTGACTTGCGCAAGGCTGTCAAGGATAACGGTTGCGCTGTCGGCTTTGCTGTTGATCCGGATGCAGACCGTTGTGCTCTCGTGGATGGTTTTGGACAAAGTATCGGTGAAGAATACACGCTTGCCATTGCAACGGACGAAGTTCTTGCACAAAAGAAGGGTAGCGTTTGCGTGAACCTTTCCACGAGCCGCATGAACGAGGATGTTGCCGCCAAGTACGGTTGTGAATTTAGCCGCGCGAAGGTCGGCGAAATCAATGTGAGCTTGCAGATGATCGAGAACGGTTGCGTTATCGGCGGTGAAGGCAACGGTGGCGTGATTCTCCCGGCGCTCCACTACGGTCGCGATAGCCTCGTGGCTGCTGCACTTGTGCTTAGCTGGATGGCTCACCACAATGGCGGTCCAGAAAAGTTCGTGGCCGAGAATCCGGCTTATGTGATGCCGAAGAAGAAGTTCGAACTCGGCGACAAGAAAGTTGCAGACATTCTCCCAAAGGTCAAGGCTGAATTTGCCGGCTGGAAGACGGATGAACGCGACGGCCTCTGGCTCGGGAGCGAAAAGTCCTGGGTGCATGTGCGCGCCAGCAACACGGAACCGGTGATCCGCGTGATTGCCGAAGCGCCGACTGCTGAGGAAGCTGAATCCTTGTGCAGTAAGGTCGAAAAGCTGATTTAA
- a CDS encoding lysoplasmalogenase family protein — MVYSKLVSIFTALAATLFVAFFVRDWFVLHQCGAVQSCIEYSSDFQNITKFIVTSIAALIAFSVGKLKFAKRDRLFVQVAFAMILCADFCFKILYNYFGTIENRDNFITVGIVFFFIAQMIFIYRHTRVSEDDWSFPWIYCIPVAAIFSMAFLTYFHVLESFELMAVLVYAPTLFCSLFVACRASKRGFFPEKNAFLIMLGMICFTCCDILTGVSLLTGEDHSTREIIAAVSNNFIWLFYVPAIISLALSGYRHHR; from the coding sequence ATGGTTTATTCGAAGTTGGTCTCCATATTTACTGCTTTGGCCGCAACTTTATTTGTTGCGTTCTTTGTACGTGATTGGTTTGTCCTTCACCAGTGCGGTGCTGTGCAGTCTTGTATTGAATATTCGAGCGATTTTCAGAATATCACTAAGTTTATTGTTACTTCGATTGCGGCGTTGATTGCGTTTTCTGTAGGCAAACTGAAATTTGCCAAGCGCGATCGGTTGTTTGTGCAAGTTGCTTTTGCGATGATTTTATGTGCAGACTTTTGTTTTAAAATCTTGTACAATTATTTTGGTACTATAGAAAATCGCGACAACTTTATTACGGTTGGGATTGTATTTTTCTTTATTGCGCAGATGATTTTTATTTACCGCCATACGCGCGTTAGTGAAGACGATTGGTCGTTCCCGTGGATTTATTGCATACCCGTTGCTGCGATTTTTTCAATGGCGTTTCTTACGTATTTCCATGTTCTCGAATCGTTCGAATTGATGGCGGTTCTTGTTTATGCTCCGACGCTTTTTTGTTCGCTGTTCGTGGCATGCAGGGCATCGAAGCGGGGCTTTTTCCCTGAGAAAAATGCATTTTTGATTATGCTCGGGATGATTTGCTTTACGTGCTGCGATATTTTGACTGGAGTATCCCTGCTTACAGGCGAAGATCATTCTACTCGCGAAATTATTGCGGCTGTTTCGAATAACTTTATATGGCTATTCTATGTTCCGGCCATTATTTCTTTGGCGTTGAGCGGATATCGCCACCATAGATAG